In the genome of Streptomyces pactum, one region contains:
- a CDS encoding alpha/beta hydrolase, whose translation MGLTGTRTVLLAAVVAVLLFAATVWLWPRLAGRGVPRVLARIGALLLVQASLFAAVGLYANQSFGFYGSWADLFGTEDRPGVVVDHDTPAAKRVRLVETRRVNVPGSGAATASGRIEKVEIQGAASRIASTAYVYLPPEYFRSGHRREFPAALVLTGYPGTTEALINGLKYPQTAHRLVKEGKMPPMVLVMMRPTVVPPRDTECVDVPDGPRTETYFTRDVPAAVSAYYRVGDGARNWAVMGNSTGGYCALKMTMRHPESFSVGVALSPSYEAPIDATTGDLFGGSKRLRRENDMMWRLDHEPAPPVSLLVTSSEKGEHNYRDTVRFIDKVKRLNARGEPTRISSMILPSGGHNFNTWKRQIPGCLEWLGNRLAAPDRRH comes from the coding sequence ATGGGTCTCACCGGCACCAGGACCGTGCTGCTCGCCGCCGTCGTGGCGGTGCTGCTGTTCGCCGCGACCGTGTGGCTGTGGCCGAGGCTGGCCGGCCGCGGGGTGCCGCGGGTGCTGGCCCGCATCGGCGCCCTGCTCCTGGTGCAGGCCTCGCTCTTCGCGGCGGTGGGCCTCTACGCCAACCAGTCCTTCGGCTTCTACGGCTCCTGGGCGGACCTGTTCGGCACCGAGGACCGGCCCGGGGTGGTGGTGGACCACGACACCCCGGCGGCGAAGCGGGTGCGGCTGGTGGAGACCCGCCGGGTGAACGTGCCCGGCAGCGGGGCCGCCACCGCCTCCGGCCGGATCGAGAAGGTCGAGATCCAGGGCGCGGCGTCCCGGATCGCCTCGACCGCGTACGTCTACCTGCCGCCGGAGTACTTCCGGTCCGGGCACCGGCGCGAGTTCCCCGCCGCGCTGGTGCTGACCGGCTACCCGGGCACCACCGAGGCGCTGATCAACGGGCTGAAGTACCCGCAGACCGCGCACCGGCTGGTGAAGGAGGGGAAGATGCCGCCGATGGTCCTGGTGATGATGCGGCCCACGGTCGTCCCGCCCCGGGACACCGAGTGCGTGGACGTGCCCGACGGGCCGCGGACCGAGACGTACTTCACCCGGGACGTGCCCGCGGCGGTGAGCGCCTACTACCGGGTCGGCGACGGGGCCCGGAACTGGGCCGTGATGGGCAACTCCACCGGCGGCTACTGCGCGCTGAAGATGACCATGCGGCATCCGGAGTCGTTCTCGGTGGGCGTCGCGCTGTCCCCGTCGTACGAGGCGCCGATCGACGCGACCACCGGTGACCTGTTCGGCGGCAGCAAGCGGCTGCGGCGGGAGAACGACATGATGTGGCGGCTGGACCACGAGCCGGCCCCGCCGGTGTCCCTGCTGGTCACCAGCAGCGAGAAGGGCGAGCACAACTACCGGGACACGGTGCGGTTCATCGACAAGGTCAAGCGGCTGAACGCCCGGGGCGAGCCGACCCGGATCTCCTCGATGATCCTGCCCAGCGGCGGGCACAACTTCAACACCTGGAAGCGGCAGATCCCCGGCTGCCTGGAGTGGCTGGGCAACCGCCTCGCCGCCCCCGACCGGCGGCACTGA
- the folE gene encoding GTP cyclohydrolase I FolE — protein MTDPVTLDGSEPIGVFDEKRAESAIRELLLAVGENPDREGLRETPARVARAYKEIFAGLWQEPEDVLTTTFDLGHDEMVLVRDIEVYSTCEHHLVPFRGVAHVGYIPSHDGKITGLSKLARLVDVYARRPQVQERLTTQIAESLVRILEPRGVIVVIECEHMCMSMRGIRKPGAKTITSAVRGQLRDPASRSEAMSLILGR, from the coding sequence ATGACCGACCCGGTGACGCTGGACGGCTCGGAGCCCATCGGCGTGTTCGACGAGAAGCGGGCCGAGTCCGCGATCCGGGAGCTGCTGCTGGCTGTCGGGGAGAACCCGGACCGGGAAGGTCTGCGGGAGACGCCGGCCCGGGTGGCGCGCGCCTACAAGGAGATCTTCGCCGGCCTGTGGCAGGAGCCGGAGGACGTCCTCACCACCACGTTCGACCTGGGCCACGACGAGATGGTGCTGGTCAGGGACATCGAGGTGTACTCCACCTGCGAGCACCACCTGGTGCCGTTCCGCGGGGTGGCCCACGTCGGGTACATCCCGTCCCACGACGGCAAGATCACCGGGCTGTCCAAGCTCGCCCGGCTGGTGGACGTCTACGCCCGCCGCCCCCAGGTCCAGGAGCGGCTGACCACCCAGATCGCCGAGTCGCTGGTGCGCATCCTGGAGCCGCGCGGGGTGATCGTGGTCATCGAGTGCGAGCACATGTGCATGTCGATGCGCGGCATACGGAAGCCGGGTGCCAAGACCATCACCTCCGCGGTCCGCGGCCAGCTCCGCGACCCGGCCTCGCGCTCCGAGGCGATGAGCCTGATCCTCGGCCGCTGA
- the dacB gene encoding D-alanyl-D-alanine carboxypeptidase/D-alanyl-D-alanine endopeptidase has product MAVATASVLAAGPWDSGQRTAERSRAAGERNGRGERHAAGPEALPAAAPVLAPLGTLAGAGDPGSRRVAVPPPSPAGLAEALDPLLDDRALGRARAASVVDARSGRQLYGAGDGRQLTPASVIKLATGVAVLSALGPEHRLTTRVVAAGKDRIVLVGGGDPTLTARPPAAGPGADRPASLRDLADRTARALKDRGTRRVTLAYDTSLYSGPVLHPISPNENISPVTPLMVDEGRLDDSDHGPAPRSTDPAGDAVRAFAAMLRDRGIDVADADEPRRATAADDAPELAAVRSQPLSTLVERMLTASDNDIAEALARQTAVAAHRPASFRGASEAVAGQLRKLGLPLDGARFADGSGLDRSGRLSTRLLSQVMVRAADPDRPRLRPVLTGLPVAGFTGTLRGRYGEESAGRGVVRAKTGTLTGVNSLAGTVVDADGRLLVFAFMTTGTTDPQGAQKALDRLASAVAACGCR; this is encoded by the coding sequence ATGGCGGTCGCGACCGCCTCGGTGCTGGCGGCCGGGCCGTGGGACTCCGGACAGCGTACGGCCGAGCGGTCCCGGGCCGCCGGGGAGCGGAACGGACGTGGCGAGCGTCACGCCGCCGGCCCGGAGGCGCTCCCGGCCGCCGCGCCGGTGCTGGCCCCGCTCGGCACCCTCGCCGGGGCCGGGGACCCGGGGAGCCGGCGGGTCGCCGTGCCGCCGCCGTCCCCGGCCGGCCTGGCCGAGGCCCTCGACCCGCTGCTGGACGACCGGGCACTGGGCCGGGCGCGCGCCGCCTCCGTGGTGGACGCCCGCAGCGGCCGGCAGCTGTACGGGGCGGGTGACGGCCGGCAGCTCACCCCCGCCTCGGTGATCAAGCTGGCCACCGGGGTCGCGGTGCTCTCCGCGCTGGGCCCCGAGCACCGCCTCACCACCCGCGTGGTGGCGGCCGGGAAGGACCGGATCGTGCTCGTCGGCGGCGGCGACCCCACCCTCACCGCCCGCCCGCCGGCCGCCGGGCCGGGCGCCGACCGCCCGGCCTCCCTGCGGGACCTGGCCGACCGCACCGCCCGGGCGCTGAAGGACCGCGGCACCCGGCGGGTCACCCTGGCCTACGACACCTCCCTGTACTCCGGCCCGGTCCTCCACCCGATCAGTCCGAACGAGAACATCTCCCCGGTCACCCCGCTGATGGTGGACGAGGGACGGCTCGACGACAGCGACCACGGGCCGGCCCCCCGGTCCACCGACCCGGCCGGCGACGCGGTCCGCGCGTTCGCCGCGATGCTGCGCGACCGGGGGATCGACGTCGCGGACGCGGACGAGCCGCGCCGCGCCACCGCCGCCGACGACGCCCCGGAGCTGGCCGCGGTCCGCTCCCAGCCGCTGTCCACCCTGGTCGAGCGGATGCTCACCGCCAGCGACAACGACATCGCCGAGGCACTGGCCCGGCAGACCGCCGTCGCCGCCCACCGCCCGGCCAGCTTCCGGGGGGCCTCCGAGGCGGTCGCCGGCCAGCTGCGGAAGCTGGGGCTGCCGCTGGACGGGGCGCGGTTCGCGGACGGCAGCGGGCTCGACCGCTCCGGCCGGCTCTCCACCCGGCTGCTCTCCCAGGTGATGGTGCGCGCCGCCGACCCGGACCGGCCCCGGCTGCGCCCGGTGCTCACCGGCCTGCCGGTGGCGGGCTTCACCGGCACCCTGCGCGGCCGGTACGGGGAGGAGTCGGCGGGCCGGGGCGTGGTGCGGGCCAAGACCGGCACCCTGACCGGGGTGAACTCGCTCGCCGGGACGGTGGTGGACGCCGACGGCCGGCTGCTGGTCTTCGCCTTCATGACCACCGGCACCACCGACCCGCAGGGCGCCCAGAAGGCCCTGGACCGGCTGGCCTCCGCGGTCGCCGCCTGCGGCTGCCGCTGA
- a CDS encoding phosphatidylglycerol lysyltransferase domain-containing protein yields MSDQQEGTESGAVPARLRRFLRGPRPESVPARVGTACTLIGLLNLASGVFPRLRHSRMHALAEVLPGAVSPLAAAASVVVGLLLLMLAHGLKRRKRRAWVAAVGLLPVAVAGQLLYRHSACGALLSLALLGVLLRHRREFSALPDPRGRRWALVNFVVLGGVSVGLGWLIVAARPGTLVGSPPVRDQLLHVVQGLVGFEGPLRYTHGDDYTVAYSLGALGLLTVVSTAYLAFRPACPAARLTAEDESRLRALLAAHGGRDSLGYFALRDDKSVVFSPSGKAAVCYRVVSGVMLASGDPIGDVEAWPGAIERFMAEARRHSWTPAVMGCSETGGQVWTRETGLDALELGDEAVVEVAGFTLSGRAMRNVRQMVKRIERNGYRTRVCRVRDLDPAELDRVRRAAAAWRDTETERGFSMALGRIDADKDGDAVIATAHRDPAEGEPAGPFGDLRAMQHFVPWGTDGISLELMRRDRAADPGMNELLIVATLEAARERDLGVARVSLNFAMFRSALARGERLGAGPVLRGWRGLLVFLSRWFQIESLYKFNAKFQPRWEPRFVVFRHTRDLPRIGFAAMQAEGFVSLALPRLPRLPRRRPSGPGPGERPPRVAVRPGGRRGTAPVRERVGV; encoded by the coding sequence ATGTCTGACCAGCAAGAGGGCACGGAGTCCGGGGCGGTTCCCGCGCGGCTGCGACGCTTCCTGCGCGGACCGCGCCCGGAGTCCGTCCCCGCCCGGGTGGGCACCGCCTGCACCCTCATCGGCCTGCTGAACCTGGCGTCCGGCGTCTTCCCGCGGCTGCGGCACAGCCGGATGCACGCCCTGGCCGAGGTGCTGCCCGGCGCGGTGAGCCCGCTGGCGGCCGCCGCGTCGGTCGTCGTCGGCCTGCTGCTGCTGATGCTGGCGCACGGGCTGAAGCGCCGGAAGCGCCGCGCCTGGGTGGCGGCGGTGGGGCTGCTGCCGGTCGCGGTCGCCGGCCAGCTGCTGTACCGGCACTCGGCCTGCGGAGCCCTGCTGTCGCTGGCGCTGCTGGGGGTGCTGCTGCGGCACCGCCGGGAGTTCTCCGCCCTGCCCGACCCGCGCGGGCGCCGGTGGGCGCTGGTGAACTTCGTGGTGCTCGGCGGGGTCTCGGTGGGCCTGGGCTGGCTGATCGTCGCCGCCCGCCCCGGCACCCTGGTGGGCAGCCCCCCGGTGCGGGACCAGCTGCTCCACGTGGTGCAGGGGCTGGTCGGCTTCGAGGGGCCGCTGCGCTACACCCACGGCGACGACTACACCGTCGCCTACTCGCTGGGCGCCCTGGGGCTGCTCACCGTCGTCAGCACCGCCTACCTCGCCTTCCGCCCGGCCTGTCCGGCGGCCCGGCTCACCGCCGAGGACGAGAGCCGGCTGCGGGCGCTGCTCGCCGCCCACGGCGGCCGGGACTCGCTGGGCTACTTCGCGCTCCGCGACGACAAGAGCGTGGTCTTCTCGCCCAGCGGCAAGGCCGCCGTCTGCTACCGGGTGGTCTCCGGGGTGATGCTCGCCAGCGGCGACCCGATCGGCGACGTGGAGGCGTGGCCGGGGGCGATCGAACGGTTCATGGCGGAGGCCCGCCGGCACTCCTGGACCCCGGCGGTGATGGGGTGCAGCGAGACCGGCGGCCAGGTGTGGACCCGGGAGACCGGCCTGGACGCGCTGGAGCTGGGCGACGAGGCGGTGGTGGAGGTGGCCGGCTTCACGCTCTCCGGGCGGGCGATGCGCAACGTGCGGCAGATGGTGAAGCGGATCGAGCGCAACGGCTACCGGACCCGGGTGTGCCGGGTCCGCGACCTGGACCCGGCGGAGCTGGACCGCGTCCGGCGGGCGGCCGCCGCCTGGCGGGACACCGAGACCGAGCGGGGCTTTTCCATGGCGCTGGGCCGGATCGACGCGGACAAGGACGGCGACGCGGTGATCGCCACCGCGCACCGGGACCCCGCGGAGGGCGAGCCGGCCGGCCCGTTCGGCGACCTGCGGGCGATGCAGCACTTCGTGCCCTGGGGGACGGACGGGATCTCGCTGGAGCTGATGCGCCGCGACCGCGCCGCCGACCCCGGCATGAACGAGCTGCTGATCGTCGCCACCCTGGAGGCGGCGCGGGAGCGGGACCTGGGGGTGGCGCGGGTGTCGCTGAACTTCGCGATGTTCCGTTCGGCGCTGGCCCGCGGCGAGCGGCTGGGCGCCGGCCCGGTGCTGCGCGGCTGGCGCGGACTGCTGGTCTTCCTCTCCCGCTGGTTCCAGATCGAGTCCCTGTACAAGTTCAACGCCAAGTTCCAGCCACGCTGGGAGCCGCGCTTCGTGGTCTTCCGGCACACCCGGGACCTGCCGCGGATCGGCTTCGCCGCGATGCAGGCCGAGGGCTTCGTCTCCCTGGCGCTGCCCCGGCTGCCCCGGCTGCCGCGCCGCCGCCCGTCCGGGCCGGGCCCCGGGGAGCGGCCGCCGCGGGTGGCGGTCCGGCCGGGCGGCCGGCGGGGCACCGCCCCGGTACGCGAGCGGGTGGGCGTCTGA
- the tilS gene encoding tRNA lysidine(34) synthetase TilS, translating into MPAPGAPPRPAAGPAAVPLPGGASGGAGPLVLVACSGGADSMALASALAFEAPKLGIRAGAVTVDHGLQDGSDQRAAEVAERLRLLGLAPVDAVAVTVGSPVRAAHTPPGETGGRRAGGGPEAAARDARYAALDAAAERHGAVAVLLGHTRDDQAETVLLGLARGSGTRSLSGMAQVSGINGRYRRPFLHLDRQTARRACLAQSLPVWDDPHNTDPAYTRSRVRHEALPVLEKALGKGVVEALARTAQLSRDDADALDDWAARAEAEVRRAGGEEGTWLLEVTALHTLPPAVRRRVLRRAAVAAGSPAGSLFARHIEEVDRLITGWRGQRAINLPGRVEVRRQGGKLVIRQG; encoded by the coding sequence GTGCCCGCGCCCGGCGCACCGCCCCGCCCGGCCGCCGGGCCCGCCGCGGTGCCCCTCCCGGGGGGCGCGTCCGGCGGCGCCGGCCCGCTGGTGCTGGTCGCCTGCTCCGGCGGCGCGGACTCCATGGCGCTCGCCTCCGCCCTCGCCTTCGAGGCCCCCAAGCTGGGCATCCGGGCCGGTGCGGTCACCGTCGACCACGGCCTCCAGGACGGCTCGGACCAGCGCGCCGCCGAGGTCGCCGAACGCCTGCGGCTCCTGGGGCTCGCCCCGGTCGACGCCGTCGCGGTGACCGTCGGGAGCCCGGTGCGGGCCGCCCACACGCCTCCCGGGGAGACCGGCGGCCGGCGGGCCGGGGGCGGGCCCGAGGCGGCCGCCCGCGACGCCCGGTACGCCGCCCTGGACGCCGCCGCCGAACGCCACGGCGCGGTCGCGGTGCTCCTCGGCCACACCCGTGACGACCAGGCGGAAACGGTGCTGCTCGGCCTCGCCCGGGGCTCCGGCACCCGCTCGCTGTCCGGGATGGCCCAGGTGTCCGGGATCAACGGCCGCTACCGCCGCCCGTTCCTCCACCTCGACCGGCAGACCGCCCGCCGCGCCTGCCTGGCCCAGTCCCTGCCGGTGTGGGACGACCCGCACAACACCGACCCCGCCTACACCCGGTCCCGGGTCCGCCACGAGGCGCTGCCGGTGCTGGAGAAGGCGCTGGGCAAGGGCGTGGTGGAGGCACTGGCCCGCACCGCCCAGCTCTCCCGGGACGACGCCGACGCGCTGGACGACTGGGCCGCCCGCGCCGAGGCCGAGGTGCGGCGGGCCGGCGGCGAGGAGGGCACCTGGCTGCTGGAGGTCACCGCCCTGCACACGCTGCCGCCCGCGGTCCGCCGCCGGGTGCTGCGCCGGGCCGCCGTCGCCGCCGGTTCCCCGGCCGGTTCGCTCTTCGCCCGCCACATCGAGGAGGTGGACCGGCTGATCACCGGATGGCGGGGCCAGCGGGCCATCAACCTGCCCGGCCGGGTCGAGGTCCGCCGGCAGGGTGGCAAACTGGTCATCCGGCAGGGCTGA
- the hpt gene encoding hypoxanthine phosphoribosyltransferase — translation MGADLKSVLITKEEIDAKLAELAARIDEEYAGKDLLLVGVLKGAVMVMADLARALSTPVTMDWMAVSSYGAGTQSSGVVRILKDLDTDIKGRHVLIVEDIIDSGLTLSWLLTNLSSREPASLNVCTLLRKPEAAKVAIDVKWVGFDIPNEFVVGYGLDYAEKYRNLPFVGTLAPHVYGG, via the coding sequence ATGGGCGCCGACCTGAAGTCGGTCCTGATCACCAAGGAAGAGATCGACGCGAAGCTGGCCGAGCTGGCCGCCCGGATCGATGAGGAGTACGCGGGCAAGGACCTGCTCCTGGTCGGGGTGCTCAAGGGTGCCGTGATGGTGATGGCGGACCTGGCGCGGGCCCTGTCCACGCCGGTCACGATGGACTGGATGGCCGTGTCGTCGTACGGCGCGGGCACCCAGTCCTCGGGCGTGGTGCGCATCCTCAAGGACCTGGACACCGACATCAAGGGCCGGCACGTCCTGATCGTCGAGGACATCATCGACTCCGGGCTGACCCTCTCCTGGCTGCTGACCAACCTCAGCTCCCGGGAGCCCGCCTCGCTCAACGTGTGCACCCTGCTGCGCAAGCCGGAGGCGGCGAAGGTCGCCATCGACGTCAAGTGGGTCGGCTTCGACATCCCCAACGAGTTCGTGGTGGGCTACGGCCTGGACTACGCCGAGAAGTACCGCAACCTGCCCTTCGTGGGGACCCTGGCCCCGCACGTCTACGGCGGCTGA
- a CDS encoding zinc-dependent metalloprotease yields MTSIGGAEMVDWNLAVATATRLVRPGPEVSREEARAVVAELRRHAVSSEEHVRAFTRMVPAGGAADTPVLVVDRTGWVKANVAGFREILRPLLDKMEERRGGAPRGAVLGAVGGKVTGVELGVLLSFLASRVLGQYETFAPPTRELPGGAGGGRLLLVAPNVVHVERELDVDPHDFRLWVCLHEETHRTQFTAVPWLRDHLESEIQAFLGETEVDPATLLERLREAVQSVAGGRGEEERERERGGRSLVELVQTPAQREILARLTAVMSLLEGHADFVMDGVGPEVVPSVAEIREKFQKRRASGAGRLDQVLRKLLGLDAKLRQYRDGERFVRAVVNQVGMDGFNRVWTSPNTLPTKAEIGKPGDWVARVHGTAGA; encoded by the coding sequence ATGACGAGCATCGGTGGTGCCGAGATGGTCGACTGGAATCTCGCGGTGGCGACCGCGACCCGGCTGGTGCGGCCCGGACCGGAGGTCAGCCGCGAGGAGGCGCGGGCCGTCGTCGCCGAGCTGCGCCGGCACGCCGTGTCGTCCGAGGAGCACGTGCGTGCCTTCACCCGGATGGTTCCGGCGGGCGGGGCGGCCGACACCCCGGTCCTGGTGGTGGACCGGACCGGCTGGGTGAAGGCGAACGTGGCCGGCTTCCGGGAGATCCTGCGGCCCCTGCTGGACAAGATGGAGGAGCGCCGCGGCGGCGCCCCGCGCGGCGCCGTGCTGGGCGCGGTGGGCGGCAAGGTGACCGGGGTGGAGCTGGGGGTGCTGCTGTCGTTCCTGGCCTCCCGGGTGCTCGGCCAGTACGAGACGTTCGCGCCCCCGACGCGGGAGCTGCCCGGCGGGGCCGGCGGCGGCCGGCTGCTGCTGGTGGCCCCCAACGTCGTCCACGTGGAGCGCGAGCTGGACGTGGACCCGCACGACTTCCGGCTGTGGGTGTGCCTGCACGAGGAGACCCACCGCACCCAGTTCACCGCAGTGCCCTGGCTCCGGGACCACCTGGAGTCGGAGATCCAGGCGTTCCTGGGCGAGACCGAGGTGGACCCGGCCACCCTGCTGGAGCGGCTGCGGGAGGCGGTGCAGTCGGTCGCCGGCGGGCGGGGCGAGGAGGAGCGGGAGCGGGAGCGCGGCGGGCGGAGCCTGGTGGAGCTGGTGCAGACCCCGGCGCAGCGGGAGATCCTGGCCCGGCTCACCGCGGTGATGTCGCTGCTGGAGGGGCACGCGGACTTCGTGATGGACGGCGTCGGGCCCGAGGTGGTGCCGTCGGTGGCGGAGATCCGGGAGAAGTTCCAGAAGCGGCGGGCCAGCGGCGCCGGCCGGCTCGACCAGGTGCTGCGCAAGCTGCTCGGTCTCGACGCCAAGCTGCGCCAGTACCGCGACGGAGAACGGTTCGTGCGGGCCGTGGTCAACCAGGTGGGAATGGACGGGTTCAACCGGGTATGGACGTCGCCCAACACCCTCCCGACCAAGGCGGAGATCGGCAAACCGGGGGACTGGGTCGCGAGGGTGCACGGTACGGCAGGGGCGTAG
- the ftsH gene encoding ATP-dependent zinc metalloprotease FtsH — MDVKRYFRGPVMWIVLAVLAVVVLMQVVGSSGGYKSVDTSQVVEAINKNRVKSAELTTGDDHKIKIKLKDDAEKISGSDKLQATYIGDQGWDVAKILQANSEKPGGITDGYNVTTSKQNPFVGILLSLLPFVLIVVVFLFLMNQMQGGGSRVMNFGKSKAKLISKDTPKTTFADVAGADEAVEELQEIKEFLQEPAKFQAVGAKIPKGVLLYGPPGTGKTLLARAVAGEAGVPFYSISGSDFVEMFVGVGASRVRDLFEQAKANAPAIVFVDEIDAVGRHRGAGMGGGHDEREQTLNQLLVEMDGFDVKGGVILIAATNRPDILDPALLRPGRFDRQIAVDRPDMQGRLEILKVHQKGKPVAPDVDLSAVARRTPGFTGADLSNVLNEAALLTARSDKKLIDNHFLDEAIDRVVAGPQKRTRIMSEKEKKITAYHEGGHALVAAASPNSDPVHKVTILSRGRALGYTMVLPDEDKYSTTRNEMLDQLAYMMGGRAAEELVFHDPTTGASNDIEKATATARAMVTQYGMTERLGAIKFGSDNSEPFLGREMAHQRDYSEEVAALVDEEVKKLIENAHNEAWEILVENRDVLDNLVLALLEKETLGKEEIAEIFAPVVKRPARPAWTGSSRRTPSTRPPVSSPKELALANGVQTATGLTTSTTGDASTGPADAAPADAPSAGADRPEEPGTES; from the coding sequence ATGGACGTGAAGCGCTACTTCCGTGGGCCGGTCATGTGGATCGTGCTGGCCGTCCTCGCCGTGGTCGTGTTGATGCAGGTCGTCGGCTCGTCCGGCGGCTACAAGTCGGTGGACACCAGCCAGGTCGTCGAGGCGATCAACAAGAACCGGGTCAAGTCCGCCGAGCTGACGACCGGCGATGATCACAAGATCAAGATCAAGCTGAAGGACGACGCCGAGAAGATCTCCGGCAGCGACAAGCTCCAGGCCACCTACATCGGTGACCAGGGCTGGGACGTCGCGAAGATCCTCCAGGCCAACTCCGAGAAGCCCGGTGGCATCACGGACGGGTACAACGTCACGACGTCGAAGCAGAACCCGTTCGTCGGCATTCTGCTGTCGCTGCTGCCCTTCGTGCTGATCGTGGTCGTCTTCCTGTTCCTGATGAACCAGATGCAGGGCGGCGGCTCCCGGGTGATGAACTTCGGGAAGTCCAAGGCGAAGCTCATCAGCAAGGACACCCCGAAGACCACGTTCGCCGACGTGGCGGGCGCCGACGAGGCCGTCGAGGAGCTCCAGGAGATCAAGGAGTTCCTCCAGGAGCCGGCGAAGTTCCAGGCCGTCGGCGCCAAGATCCCCAAGGGCGTGCTGCTGTACGGCCCGCCCGGCACCGGCAAGACGCTGCTCGCGCGGGCCGTCGCGGGCGAGGCGGGCGTGCCGTTCTACTCGATCTCCGGTTCCGACTTCGTGGAGATGTTCGTCGGTGTCGGCGCCTCCCGGGTCCGCGACCTGTTCGAGCAGGCCAAGGCGAACGCCCCGGCCATCGTCTTCGTGGACGAGATCGACGCCGTCGGCCGTCACCGCGGCGCCGGCATGGGCGGCGGTCACGACGAGCGCGAGCAGACCCTGAACCAGCTGCTCGTGGAGATGGACGGCTTCGACGTCAAGGGCGGCGTCATCCTGATCGCCGCCACCAACCGTCCGGACATCCTGGACCCGGCGCTGCTGCGGCCGGGCCGCTTCGACCGGCAGATCGCCGTGGACCGGCCCGACATGCAGGGCCGCCTGGAGATCCTCAAGGTGCACCAGAAGGGCAAGCCGGTCGCCCCGGACGTGGACCTGTCGGCCGTCGCCCGGCGGACCCCCGGGTTCACCGGCGCCGACCTGTCGAACGTGCTGAACGAGGCCGCGCTGCTGACCGCGCGGAGCGACAAGAAGCTGATCGACAACCACTTCCTGGACGAGGCGATCGACCGCGTCGTGGCCGGACCGCAGAAGCGGACCCGGATCATGAGCGAGAAGGAGAAGAAGATCACCGCGTACCACGAGGGCGGTCACGCCCTGGTCGCGGCGGCCTCGCCGAACAGCGACCCGGTGCACAAGGTGACGATCCTCTCCCGCGGCCGGGCCCTGGGGTACACCATGGTCCTGCCGGACGAGGACAAGTACTCCACCACCCGCAACGAGATGCTCGACCAGCTCGCCTACATGATGGGCGGCCGGGCGGCGGAGGAACTCGTCTTCCACGACCCGACCACCGGTGCCTCCAACGACATCGAGAAGGCGACCGCGACCGCCCGCGCCATGGTCACCCAGTACGGCATGACCGAGCGGCTCGGCGCGATCAAGTTCGGCTCCGACAACTCCGAGCCGTTCCTGGGCCGTGAGATGGCTCACCAGCGCGACTACTCCGAGGAGGTCGCCGCGCTGGTGGACGAAGAGGTCAAGAAGCTCATCGAGAACGCGCACAACGAGGCGTGGGAGATCCTGGTCGAGAACCGGGACGTGCTGGACAACCTGGTCCTGGCGCTGCTGGAGAAGGAGACGCTGGGCAAGGAGGAGATCGCCGAGATCTTCGCCCCCGTCGTCAAGCGCCCGGCCCGCCCGGCGTGGACCGGCTCCTCGCGGCGCACCCCCTCGACCCGGCCGCCGGTGTCCTCGCCGAAGGAGCTGGCGCTGGCCAACGGCGTGCAGACGGCGACCGGTCTGACCACCTCCACGACCGGCGACGCGAGCACCGGCCCCGCCGATGCCGCTCCGGCCGACGCCCCCTCCGCCGGGGCGGACCGGCCGGAGGAGCCGGGCACCGAGAGCTGA
- a CDS encoding inorganic diphosphatase → MEFDVTIEIPKGSRNKYEVDHETGRIRLDRHLFTSTVYPADYGFIEGTLGEDGDPLDALVILDEPTFPGVLVKCRAIGMFRMTDEAGGDDKVLCVPAGDPRMEHMRDIQHVPEFDRLEIQHFFEVYKDLEPGKSVEGADWVGRAEAEAEVEASIKRLADSGGSHH, encoded by the coding sequence GTGGAGTTCGACGTCACCATCGAGATTCCGAAGGGTTCGCGGAACAAGTACGAGGTCGATCACGAGACGGGCCGTATCCGACTGGACCGTCACCTGTTCACCTCGACCGTTTACCCGGCGGACTACGGCTTCATCGAGGGCACCCTGGGCGAGGACGGCGACCCGCTGGACGCGCTGGTGATCCTCGACGAGCCGACCTTCCCCGGCGTCCTGGTCAAGTGCCGGGCCATCGGCATGTTCCGGATGACCGACGAGGCGGGCGGCGACGACAAGGTGCTGTGCGTCCCGGCGGGTGACCCCCGGATGGAGCACATGCGCGACATCCAGCACGTCCCGGAGTTCGACCGCCTGGAGATCCAGCACTTCTTCGAGGTCTACAAGGACCTGGAGCCGGGCAAGTCGGTCGAGGGCGCCGACTGGGTCGGCCGCGCCGAGGCCGAGGCCGAGGTGGAGGCGTCCATCAAGCGTCTGGCGGACTCCGGCGGCTCGCACCACTGA